In Drosophila santomea strain STO CAGO 1482 chromosome 2L, Prin_Dsan_1.1, whole genome shotgun sequence, a single window of DNA contains:
- the LOC120444025 gene encoding uncharacterized protein LOC120444025 isoform X4 has product MLSEKGLPTATQYGSLIQLVRERVYKFVSVDNMPAFTESSPNSTNSPTHEGCLPINKGRPQYVKTTARGGQVFRLLAVFEDGKQDQVNMSQHGNGNATRSHGGGYMGREKEKNRYAQLLNENRQVLYVPLSTKGKFFEIEPGIPQLLQKLGDAQRKLNPECVHRLSALVTAAKQLPLTLRYISGPGGPDIPEQLCISQVSKEDVVVGCSIEDVDTQTPLQLRKFYPSRDIQLVKSYLGFDSEQRMLANTNVQNMLKFCQFNCDPFLKLVEIELIQRSERSGSKNREGLRILKPLHFPKILRREKSSMAAAHEKEDSIIFLSKTDLENLEAKEAAASAAAQSESSLNRISERMRVFQSTKKKWFGKHHPQQQQPQVEKHQSNLDLDEQAKRMSMERYTDMSKLLQERFGSNPEQPEQDAISLNSTAASDTETTMLTTMEPRSLDTMMQKSMSLQDIELLNGQFKPRPDLLASHNHNDAISEAGTELEDVENQTPPPQSFITEKLYNEFHVKTRQYSKSSSSLHQLPLFSLPQKLQLHEAEKEKRHLMLLKAQQQALTKEPVTGRRAAGGVSLLGGGLNQLAISPASLVEDDLPYSSVRDSLVISGGECLRSEAASRPVPAVDYTKENIYAEICPSHTVDTFSGATQFTHVPDDDGDYASLKYSVNGPQSVSRIEVNGATAAVKSSAISYHTVYLGEEPLGERHAAHITTVELAGEDNIYNTLK; this is encoded by the coding sequence ATGCTAAGCGAGAAGGGCCTTCCCACGGCCACACAATACGGATCTCTGATACAGCTGGTTCGGGAACGGGTTTACAAGTTTGTCTCCGTGGACAATATGCCGGCGTTTACGGAATCCTCACCCAACAGTACGAATAGTCCAACGCACGAGGGATGCCTGCCCATAAACAAGGGACGTCCACAGTACGTGAAAACGACGGCAAGGGGCGGGCAGGTATTCCGTCTGCTGGCCGTCTTCGAGGATGGCAAACAGGATCAGGTCAATATGTCGCAGCATGGCAACGGAAATGCGACCAGGTCCCATGGCGGTGGGTACATGGGGCGAGAGAAGGAAAAGAACCGGTATGCCCAGCTCCTTAATGAAAACCGGCAGGTGCTGTACGTCCCACTGTCCACCAAGGGCAAGTTCTTCGAGATTGAGCCGGGCATTCCTCAGCTGCTTCAGAAACTGGGCGATGCGCAGCGAAAGCTGAATCCGGAGTGTGTGCATCGTTTGAGTGCATTGGTGACGGCGGCCAAGCAGTTGCCGCTAACACTGCGCTATATCTCCGGACCTGGCGGACCCGACATTCCCGAGCAGCTGTGCATTAGTCAAGTGAGCAAGGAGGACGTGGTCGTGGGCTGTTCCATTGAGGACGTGGACACCCAGACGCCCTTGCAGCTGAGGAAGTTCTATCCCAGTCGGGATATTCAGCTGGTAAAGAGTTATTTAGGCTTTGACTCCGAACAACGGATGCTCGCTAACACGAATGTGCAAAATATGCTCAAGTTCTGTCAATTCAATTGCGATCCATTCCTGAAGCTTGTGGAGATTGAGCTAATTCAGCGCTCGGAACGGTCGGGAAGCAAGAATCGAGAGGGGCTACGAATCCTGAAGCCACTGCATTTCCCAAAGATCCTGAGACGCGAGAAGAGCTCCATGGCAGCAGCGCACGAGAAGGAGGATTCCATTATTTTCCTCAGCAAAACCGATCTGGAGAATCTGGAAGCCAAGGAAGCGGCAGCTTCTGCTGCAGCTCAATCGGAATCCAGTTTGAATCGCATCTCTGAGCGAATGCGTGTGTTCCAGTCCACCAAGAAGAAGTGGTTTGGGAAGCATCatccacagcaacagcagccacaagTAGAGAAACATCAATCTAACTTGGATCTCGATGAGCAGGCGAAGCGGATGAGCATGGAGCGCTATACGGATATGTCAAAGCTTCTGCAGGAGCGTTTTGGATCGAATCCCGAACAGCCAGAGCAGGATGCTATCTCCCTGAACAGCACAGCAGCGTCCGACACCGAGACCACGATGCTGACTACTATGGAGCCGAGGTCTTTGGACACGATGATGCAGAAGTCCATGTCCCTGCAGGATATTGAGTTGCTCAATGGTCAGTTCAAGCCACGACCTGATTTGCTGGCCAGCCACAATCACAATGACGCCATCAGCGAGGCGGGTACCGAACTGGAGGATGTGGAGAATCAGACCCCACCTCCGCAGTCCTTCATCACGGAGAAGCTCTACAACGAGTTCCATGTGAAGACCAGGCAGTATAGCAAGTCATCGTCCAGTTTGCACCAGTTGCCGCTCTTTTCCTTGCCGCAAAAGTTGCAGCTCCACGAGGCTGAGAAGGAGAAGCGTCATCTGATGTTGCTAAAGGCGCAGCAACAGGCTCTGACCAAGGAACCGGTCACTGGAAGAAGGGCAGCAGGTGGAGTTTCTCTGTTGGGCGGAGGACTTAACCAACTGGCGATATCACCCGCATCGCTGGTGGAAGACGACTTGCCCTACTCCAGTGTGCGCGATTCGCTGGTAATTTCCGGCGGGGAGTGCCTGCGATCGGAGGCAGCCAGCAGACCGGTTCCCGCTGTGGACTACACAAAGGAGAATATATACGCCGAAATCTGTCCCTCACACACAGTGGACACCTTTTCGGGCGCCACCCAGTTCACTCATGTGCCCGACGATGACGGAGATTATGCTTCGCTCAAGTATTCGGTCAATGGACCACAGTCGGTTAGTCGGATAGAGGTGAATGGAGCTACGGCGGCGGTGAAGAGCAGCGCAATCAGCTACCATACCGTGTACCTGGGCGAGGAACCGTTGGGCGAGAGGCACGCTGCCCACATCACCACCGTGGAGTTGGCCGGAGAGGATAACATTTACAATACGCTCAAATGA
- the LOC120458886 gene encoding serine-rich adhesin for platelets isoform X3, with protein sequence MQAALMLRSKSRVARRRKLRKLGGRLELPSNVATKEIAPFPRYPPESWCAQGRAAWLERGRRCSVQDQQQQQATCHRRWVKRNRIQDASLGGSSDDEDFLGVLRGPSTFANAFLYVGLGTVALGLVIAFVGTGEKGFKTTELRLIGPSLIVLGLICCILRILFCICPSHCISSSKKTRKKNGNKIDADHTTSLLRNESKRVSIARGPSFQPKYPIAHKRSQSKMLNEGMEALRQIATTSLFMQNEQKTAINRVVPIINEPETGDAPLEMKKLQTALNACEMSDDEQDQNQDQDQDQQKQKQQQQQQQIAKRTTATTAVTSSTTKDPTSTAATSRITRATTLSTVDEKPDSKLVRQRVALQQQRQQQQQQDQQQVPKSQSLSSSSTVKDSLEVLEETSLIDASNEATTPVATTAASTAAPMPSSCSTGAIPRLNRPGISTGATPKTTTTTTTPTITARLPTSQSHPTSYDLPPALPHTYSATATVRGPLGMSMSSSASGKGTGTGTGTGTGTAFTLPPTTTAISLLPLPAPPTVATASSTSTTIASIPGQVLETSGVTSLSLSLMRPATASGVVLSGLTTSSFTTATDHQKSHPSSAGSVMGRGSSLLLSPPTAAAASSSSPSSSKFEPELVLSPANLGQ encoded by the exons TGCGCCCAAGGACGTGCCGCCTGGTTGGAGCGGGGTCGACGCTGCAGCGTCcaggatcagcagcagcagcaggccacCTGCCACCGACGCTGGGTGAAGCGCAACCGA ATCCAAGACGCCTCTTTGGGCGGCTCATCGGACGATGAGGATTTCCTGGGCGTCCTGCGGGGTCCCAGCACCTTCGCGAATGCCTTTCTCTACGTGGGTCTGGGCACGGTGGCCCTGGGACTCGTCATCGCGTTCGTTGGCACCGGCGAGAAGGGCTTCAAAACCACGGAACTAAGACTTATAGGCCCCTCTCTAATAG TATTGGGCCTGATCTGTTGCATTTTACGCATCCTCTTCTGCATCTGTCCATCGCACTGCATCTCATCTAGCAAAAAGACGCGGAAGAAAAACGGCAACAAGATTGATGCGGATCACACGACATCGTTGCTCAGAAACGAGAGCAAAAGAGTTTCGATAGCAAGAGGACCTAGTTTTCAG CCCAAATATCCCATAGCGCACAAACGCAGCCAGAGCAAGATGCTCAACGAGGGAATGGAGGCACTGCGCCAGATAGCCACCACATCCTTGTTCATGCAGAATGAGCAGAAGACGGCCATCAATCGCGTGGTGCCGATCATTAATGAGCCGGAAACCGGTG ATGCGCCACTGGAGATGAAGAAGCTGCAGACGGCTCTGAATGCCTGCGAGATGAGTGACGATGAGCAGGATCAGAATCAGGATCAGGACCAGGATcagcaaaagcagaagcagcagcagcagcagcagcagattgCCAAACGTACAACAGCCACAACTGCCGTTACGAGTAGTACCACCAAAGACccaacatcaacagcagccacatcgAGGATAACGAGAGCCACCACCCTGAGCACGGTCGATGAGAAGCCGGACAGCAAGCTGGTGCGTCAGCGGGTGGCActtcagcagcagcgccagcagcaacagcagcaggatcagCAACAGGTACCGAAGTCGCAGTCcttgtcctcctcctccaccgtCAAGGATTCGCTGGAGGTCTTAGAGGAGACATCCCTGATAGATGCCAGCAACGAGGCCACTACACCTGTTGCAACGACAGCCGCTTCTACAGCTGCTCCAATGCCCAGCAGCTGCAGTACGGGTGCGATACCTCGGCTCAATCGGCCGGGCATCTCGACTGGAGCCACGCCCAAAACGACGACCACGACGACGACGCCCACCATCACGGCACGGCTGCCCACGTCGCAGTCGCATCCGACGAGCTATGACCTGCCTCCGGCCCTGCCGCACACCTATTCGGCAACGGCGACGGTACGCGGACCCCTGGGCATGTCCATGAGCAGCTCCGCTTCCGGCaagggaacgggaacgggtacgggaacgggaacgggaactgCCTTCACATTGCCGCCCACCACGACAGCAATTAgtttgctgccgctgccggcGCCTCCGACGGTGGCCACCGCCTCATCCACCAGCACAACGATAGCCAGTATTCCCGGCCAGGTGCTGGAAACAAGCGGAGTTACGAGTCTGAGTCTGAGCCTAATGCGACCGGCCACCGCATCCGGTGTGGTACTGAGCGGATTGACCACCTCATCATTCACCACCGCCACGGATCACCAAAAATCACATCCATCATCCGCCGGTTCGGTaatggggcgtggcagtaGCCTACTCCTCTCGCCGCCCacagcggcagcggcgtcGTCGTCGTCCCCGTCGTCGAGCAAATTCGAGCCAGAATTGGTGCTCAGTCCGGCTAACCTTGGCCAGTAG